The genomic interval GGCCTAGAGTCTCCAATACGGAGGCAGGCTGTGCCCTGGCTGCAGTTTCAGTAACTTGAGCTCTCTGTTCTGATGGTGCTTTCTCTCTTAAGGGAGTGGCAAAATGAGCAAAGATTCAGCAAGTATCTGAGACAATATATGGCAGATATCTATCACTCCAAAGGTCAGCATGGGGCCGGTGGCACACTCAGTGGCAGAATGGGCTCAACATGCTCGAGACCCTAGCCTGGATCTCCAACACCATGCAACAGAGGCAACATGACCATTCTGCTCTACAGACAGAAGAGTCTTGGAGACCAAGTCAGGGTTAGATTCCCTAGATGGTACTGCATCCATAATATCCAACAGCCTAGTTCTTAAAACATGAGACATCTCTATCTACATCATTAAATATAGCACGGTCTTTTAATGCTAAGACTAGAACAGCTTGCCTTTTGATGAGTTGCAAGAAACACGAGCTTTTAGACTTGGGTTACAATAAATCATCTTCTATTGGGTTCTGATTCTGGTTAAATAGCCTTTCTATTTGATCCGGGACCGGGAGGATTACCCATGGATAAATTCTCCAAGTTGTCTCGGCTTAGCAAGGATCATCTAGGACTTAGGGCTCaggattctggtttttttttttttttttttttttttttatttatttattatatgtaagtacactgtagctgtcttcagacacaccagaagagggcgtcagatcttgttacagatggttgtaagccaccatgtggttgctgggacttgaacactggacctttggaagagcagtcaggtgctcttacccactgagccatctcaccagccccccaggaTTCTGGTTTTAATAGCCCAGGGAGCACTATTACAGGGTTTTAAGCTTTAACTGAGCAGGGTGAAGAGAGGACAAAGCCCCTCCTTCTCCAGTCTATTAACTGAAGGGATAAGAATATCCCAGCTCAGAGGAAAATTGAAAGGCGTGAAATGCTTTGAGAGAAACAGGACCAACTCCCAAATGGTTTATCATACGTGGCAAATCATCTTTCCACGACCAAAGGGAATAAGAAAGAAGTTAGAGGGTAGATTGGACTGGAGAGAGAGTTGCCTAAAGGCTCCAACACTGTGCCAGGTGGTACTGCGATCTCTACCCTAAGCAAATTTTGGGGATAATGGGATAGCGAGGAAGCCTTTTATGAACAGACAAATTATCATCATGCAAGGGGGTCGTGTGCTGCGGCCATAGCAACAGAGGGCTACTTCTTGGTAAATTCCAGAGAAAGACTCTAAagctgaacctgaagctcagagTCAGGGGAttaataaaaacagcaacaaaacctgaACCGAAGTATGGCAGTGTGCCTGTTAGGTGCAGCACAGAGATGTGGTGATGTGGCGGGAAGAGCAACCTGGCAGGTCAGGTCCTCCATCCCTATCCCCACGACAGTACCCTTCCCTCCcgcccgcccccacccccctcccccgccttAGTTTTGTCTTCTGACAAACCGGAAGACCAACCTTATAGCTGATCGCTAACGTCCCTTTAAACCATGACAACCCTGATGAGAATAAACCTTCCCGAAGCTTTCCAGCACAGCGGGAAGAGTTACTGAGCTTGGAAACCGAAAGGAAAGCAGGCGAGATGCTCCCACTACAGGAGGAGAAAGCAAGGGGCCGGATCTGGAAGGCAGTGGAAACCCAAAAAGAGGATGGTGTTGAGACAGGGTAGGGTGGATAGGGGCTGGGCGCCCGGGGAACTGCGGAATGATTTGGGGACTGAGATACATATGATGGAGGCCCGCGGCAGCCGCGGGAACCCGCCAGTCCCGGAGGATACATAGGCTTGGGGACTCACCTGCGTCTGCTCCTCCGTGAGACCCGCCTCGGCTGCGATGAGGCACAGCGTGGTGGGGTCCGGGTGCTTGTTGACCTTGTTGAAGTTGTACTCCAGGATCTCCACCTGGTCCTCCGTGGGGCCGCTCGCGGTCTGCGCCGACATGGTCCGTGCGCGTCTGCAGGGGAACCAGATGGCCCGGGTGAGCGAGGTCCGCCTGCCCCCTCCCGCCGTTCCACCGAGGCGCCCCGCGCCGCTGGCTGCGGAGTTTGGGGGGAACCCTCCTTCCCCGGGACCGTCCCCAACCTGACTaaggatggagaggaggaagaagacgcCTCCCGCCTGACACTCCGAGGGGACAGTATACTGAGGAAGCGCCTCAAGTGCTGCCTCCGGAGATCCGGAGCTGCCCTAGGGACTGAGGACACTCGCGGGGCTGGGCTCCCGTCGCCGTGGGCACGCCTCCCGGGCCGCCACACTCCGCCTCCGCCGCGGGCTAGCACGTGGGGGCCTTGCCAGGGAGCGCAGGGCAACGCACACTTTGGGGAAAGACGCTCACTGCACAAGTTGGGGAAAAAGAGACCGCACTTACAAACAATACTACCAATGgatatttactcttttttttccccctgattaAAAAATAGCACGTACTGCAGAAAATGTGAAGGACATTAAAAtcacagagggaaaattaaattgCCAGCTTAGTCGCAAATAACGGCTATAAAATTTTTGGATGATACTTTAAAGATCTTTCCAATGTACTTGTACTGAGACGGAAATGGAAACACAGCGATAATGATTTATGATTTACGGCTGGGTGGTAGCGTGGAGAAGGCTGAGCCATGAGCATGCGGAAGGCAGCTGAACCCCAAATGCCAAGCCTCCATCCCAAGAGCCTACCTACCTCACTGcggtctcctgtatgtgtgtgagatacCTTTCAAAACCTACCCAATTAATCAGGATCAAAATCAACTATCATTTAGAACCTCAGACTTCAGCCCAGAAAAATAGGTCCACCTCCAGCTTCCAGTTCTCCAGCAACAAATGTTGTCAGCATATCGCAGCAACAACCTTCCTGCTGCGCCACACCAATATAGCTTCAGACTTGGGGCTAAGAAAACTACCAGGTGTGTTCCCTCCTCCTATGCTTCCTGTTGAAAACTAGGAGGTAAAGACGGTTGGTCTTCAAGATATTCTTGGCTGTAGATTCTGTCCAGGCTTAGCCAAGCAGTAGTGTGGGAATCACCCTGGCTTGTTGCATTAACAATCGCAGAGTCCCGAGCGGGTTTTGATGTGGTTTGTGCCTGGGGGTGAACTATCTGGATAGTGTGCTCAGAGCTAACCACCTTCTCATCTGTGGCTTATACCTCCTACTTCCTAAGTCAATGCTTCTTACCTCTCCTCTAGTTCCCTTGAAGAGGTTTCAGACAGGAGGAACTTTTCAACTACGTGGGACTGGGCCTCAAAGCATTTGCCAAGTCACCAGCAAATCATTTTCAGGGAACTAGATGTCCCTCTACTTAAAATTTGTACCAAGGATCCCCGACTCTGCACCAAGGCTGTGGCCCATCTGGTTagaaatacctttcctgggctggagagatggctcagcgggtaagagcattgactgctcttccagaggtcctgagttcaattcccagcaaccacacatggtggctcacaaccatctgtaatgagatctgataccctattctgatgtgtttgaagacagctacagtgtacttacatataataaataaatcttttagaaaaagaaagaaggaaggaaggaaggaaggaaggaaggaaggaaggaaacaaggaaagaaataccTTTCCTGTTAGCACGCATTTCCCCTCCCCGTCCTTCTATGACACATACTCTTTTGAAAGTCATCTCACAGTCAGGGACATTGAGGCAGAGGACCCAAAGATTCCACGATTTCCAACAATGGCCAGAACTCTAGAGCGGAAATACTGAGTGTTGGTTCCAGGCCCGTGGTCTGCTAGCCCCCTTACAGTAAGGCAGTCTATCTTCAGTTTAGTGGGAGAAACTTATCAGCATGAGGGCAGGGAGGGGCTTGTCTCCGTTTTCAAAGGGTGCATCTCTAATTAGACACTAATCCCAGCCTATGCTGTCCACCAAGGCCACCACCACCATTCGAGCTGTCAACTGAAACATAGCAGGGGTAACGGCTGCCTCTGGTGTTGCTTCTTGCCCATTCCATTTAATACAGTCCTGCTGATTCTTCCACCAGGACCTTTGTTGATGCCCGGTGGAATCCTCAGGCCTTCAGA from Mus musculus strain C57BL/6J chromosome 5, GRCm38.p6 C57BL/6J carries:
- the Hopx gene encoding homeodomain-only protein: MSAQTASGPTEDQVEILEYNFNKVNKHPDPTTLCLIAAEAGLTEEQTQKWFKQRLAEWRRSEGLPSECRSVTD